aaCTCCAAGTCTCCAACCTGATAAAGTGATAAAAAGGATATATGCTgcaaaaagaatgaagtaaaatttttacaatttttgtatGATTGTAACAGCAACATTTTTACGATTATTAATATAGATTTGATATATGAAGGAGAAGAAAACAGTTGCAGTTCTTCCTAATAAATGTGTTTTCTCAAACTTTGAATTTATGCTCTCATCCTTACATAGACCTAACTTACTTACCACTAAATTGTTGGAAGCTAGCGGGATGTGAAGTATGAACATGGAAAGAGTGAAGTCTTTGAAATGTGTAGCAAAATTCCTCAAACTTAAATTTTTCTATATGATGAACTTATATATgtagaaaaaaagaaaatactaatacaACAAACATTAAGCATAAATGTAAATCGACACTTGATAAGCCCCACCCTGTATAAAATGATGTGTATCCCTTTATATGTTTTGAATCGGATTTAGAGCAGTGAGGACTTACACGAGCTCACTAGTCACTACCTACTTATACGCGGCGTGTACTGTGGGACAATTAATTAAACGAACTATATTGCAATTCACAAACATAAATGCCATtaattagttttctttttttgcaaagcaaaagagaataaaaagccATTAATTATTTGTAGTATTACATCTGTTCCTCATATTACTTACTGTGAGAGTACTAGCTTTTCACATATGTTTtgctattttgttttggtatatGTGAAATATAAATTACATCCTTTAGGATTGGTCGTTGGATCTTTCCCTCATCAACTCATATGTCATCAAGTTTTTACCACTTGAAAAAACAGTAATGTTATTTATTACAGAAGGTTAAAAGACGAAATGCAAGGAGTCAGTGAACTATAATCATTGGATTTTATTATCAATTTATTCATGTGTGATTAATCAACAATGCAGAGTTTTTCTTACCTTTTCTTGGACTTCCATATGTTTTTCATAGCCAATGAAAAAGTTAAAATAAGCTAAGGGTATGTTTGattgtagttttagttttcactttttaaaACAGGTTtcagaaatagttttaaaaacagtttttcagaagaagaaaacaatttgAATGACATATTtttcaacatttagaaaactgatatatgaaaactaaaaaacagaagttgaaaacattttttagctgtttttgttttttagttttaaaaactgaaaaatgagaactgttttaaaaaacagaaaacagttttaaaaattacaaacaAACAGACCCTAAATGTAAGGCTGTCTTGCACTTCCCTCTCATTTTAGACGGAAAAACACAAAGGAAAAAATACAAGGACCAAATTAGAAAATAATGTATATTACAAGGATTCAAAATTTATTTGAGCCTTAATgttttttaattccaagaagAAAGTGTTAAAACTAACATTTTTCTGAAATTTTTTATGTTTCAAACATTTAAATAAACAatgagttttaaaaaaaaatactactaAGAGGATCGAGGTGAAAGTTTTTCTTCAagtaatttccttttctttctttttcttctcttttctgtAGTTGTAGATAGTCATCATTAGTTCATTGTAATAGACAAGAACAATAAAAATTTCCAATTCCGTACACCATATTAAGAGCAACGCTTGACTTATTTTCCACCACCAACAAGTAACAACTACACCGAAAGAGATCAAAGCTAGCTGAGGCTGAGATAGCAGAAATGACAGAATAATAATTAGCCAGTCATGTAGTTGCAACCGTCCAAGAAGAGACAAGTTCCTCACTTCATTCATGCATGGCCTAAGCAATTAATCAAAATGTTCTCCCCAACAGCAAAGGAGGTTATAATGTACATTGATCAATAAATGGTGAGACCTTGCCATTTGTTGTCACCAAAGAAACCAACAGTGTGCCTCATAAATTAAGGGTACACATGTTCTCAATTCCTAACTTCTCTAAAATATAGCGTGATATGCTGACTTTTTGCAATCGTGGGCACTGGGCAGGAGATCCATATAAAGTTCAATTCATTCATGAAGATCTTTTGTCAGAAGTACAGACATGCAGTGAATTTCGATTTTTGATAGAGTATCAATGATATGTGATAGAGTATAAATTATATATGCATACAATTTTTATGAGGCATCCAACAGTCAAAGTGCAACTTTAATTTTAACCATTGCAAATATTAATCGCAATTAAAAATACTGtaaatttcaaaaacaaaaaaaaaatacaataatcatatgTGTCGGAAGGTTGTCGACAGAAATTGTACGGTCATAAATTATTTCGATCCGTTTCTGATTGCAGTTTTAGTTTCTTGTTCTTAAAACAATTTTcataaacaatttttaaaaacaattttcagaagaagaaaacagtttgaataACATATTTTCCTACATTTAGAAAATTGAtatctgaaaattaaaaacagaaactaaaaacatcttttagttgttttacttttttagttttaggcttaattgcatttttggtcccccaactatggcctttctgtgaaaatcgtccccaaacttcaaaattagcaaaaaaaacaTCCTCAACGTTTACATGCCGTTGCAAAATTGGTATGtcgtttgccttccgtgagaaaactaacgtgagaagctgatgtggctccctcacgcgTGTCTTACGTGACTTTCTTGAGAGAGattgatgactggacaagtcacatgcttctcacgtgaccTTAAATTTTGGTCCCTTATCTAATGAAATTGCAAACCCTAATTAGACCTGAATACCCTTTTAGggtcacgtgagaagcatgtgacttgtccagtcatcaatCTCTCTCAAGAAAATCACGTAAGACACacgtgagggagccacatcagcttctcacgttagttttctcacggaaggcaaacgaCAGACCAATTTTGCAACGATATGTAAACATTgaggacgttttttgctaattttgaagtttggggacaaGTTTCGCAGGAAGttcatagttgggggaccaaaaatgcaattaagccttagttttaaaaactgaaaatgagaactactttcaaaaacagtttttaaaatcAGGTCGTAGCAAAcaggttttcagtttttaaaaactgaaaactgttttaaaaactaCAAACAAACATGCccataataattttaaatttataactcTAAGTTATTATTGGCCCATACGAACCTAATTATTATGATGATGTTTTTTAGATAAAGTTATGAAGTATTCTCTTATCATTTGTAcatccatttatttatttattaaattccATCATTTTATCACATTACTCATCATATTTTACATCTATGTCTTTTCTATTCATAACTGTTTCTCTCAAGTTCAAAGTGATTTTGGGGTGAGAATGAATATTCTTTTCATTCCCTTAAATCCCGCTTATATTCTTTTGGCAAATAATATGATAATTGTTAAAGGTCCATATTCTTGTTGGGGTTTATTGCAATGTAAGCCCCACATTACTAATGAAGGAAGCAGAAGGTCAATGAAagtacttggagaagtcccacattgcttagCGTGATGAAGGGTGCAGAAGTCGAAGGCTATGTATGAAGGCATcaggctccttgtttcaacacaccaagtACCAAGATCGGAAAACACTTTAAGCTTAcatttgtgttttatttttctcttatacTATTGTTTTAGAGTATTACGAGAGGATGTAGTTTAAATATTTTGTTTGGGTAGTGTGGGTGTATTGAGGTCAtagggtggttgagagtgaaatCTATGTGTCGTAATAATTTTCACAGTGTTTTTTCTCCGGTtatcggttttgacaacggtcATGGCCCACATGATATTCTTGTGTTGGTGATTGTTGTTCTgcttattttatttcttcaacTGTGTTATTTgataacatggtatcagagcttccggTTCGATGAGATATCACATTTTtagtatgctctgtggttgTAGTAGTGTCTGATCTTCCACATCATAAAAGAAGTCTCATATTGTGAAAGTGCTAAAGAATGATGATATTGTGAAAGTGTTATTTGAAAATGTTCTGGCTAGAAAAGACTTGGTAtttaagtgtgtcttttgtgaCCTACCTCTCTTTCCTGCGAACCTACCCGATGCACTATTTACAGTTAAAATTTTGGCTTCCGATGATTCATGGATGAGCTAATACAATCAAGATTACACAAGACGTTTTAAGAATCTAAACAAAGATTGTCTAGGTAGCACACATACATTGGTCGACATGGATGCAAGGTGTATGGTGGAAGCATGCGGGTATTGGTTGACATGGATGTAAGGTGTGTGGTGATAGCGCATGGGCATTGGCAttgatgcaaggtgtgtggttATGTCGATGGCTGAAGAACTTATGGAGAAAACCAACATGGAAGTTGCACCATAACTTTTTGTTTTGACATGTAGAAATTCTTAGGATGGTTTAGTTTCGGGTGAAGTGAAATTCTTGGGATGATTTAGTTTCAAGTGAAGAGCAGTCTTTATGGTGGAGTGTGATAATTTTCTTTGTTGGTATAGACAATGAGAATTATGATTGTCAGTTAAGACAATGAACACTATGATTGTCGGTGTAAACAATGAAGATTGAAGATTCTTGCAATCAAGGTTaagattgttggggttgattgcaatgtaagtctcacattgctaatgaaggaagAATGAGGTCAAGGAAAGCACTTGGAGAAATCCCACATTACTTAGCATGATGAAGTGTGGAGAAGTCCTAGGCTGTATAGGAAGACCTCAGGCTCCTTCTTTCAACACATCAAGTACCAATGTCGAAAACACTTTAAGCTCATatttgtgttttaatttttttttctcttatactcttgttttagagtattgtgagaaAATTTAGTTTCAATATTTTCTTTGAAGAGTGTGGGTCTattggggtggttgagagtgaaatCTGTGTATTGtaataattttcacatagtgtttattctctagTTGTCGGTTGGACAATAGTCGTGATTTTTCTCCGGTTGGAAAATTTAGTTTCAATATTTGTCTATTGCAGTTCTGCTTATTTTATTTCTCCATCTATGTTATTttatgttgagaattcaagtgagagttggagtctcacattggttaagaATGTGTGAggtgaagactttataagagatgtgacccgtAAACTCAATGCATTAAGGTTTTGGGTAAAGTTTTTTGGTGCCCAATTCTCTTGGTGGTCTTCGGTGTTAACCTATTGGTGTATGATCTCATGCTTTGAGCTCTCATTGTCTCCCCAACAAGTAGTATTAGAGCCGATGATTGAAAGTCTTTCTAGCGGTGTGGCTAGGCGGTGTGTCCCTTTGATGCGGTAAAGCGAACAACAGTGCAAGCGTGAATAGCTTCCGCGAGGGGAGCATGGTAATGCGGTAGTGACTTTAACTTAAGGGGGAGAATGTTGAAAATTCAAGTGTGATTTTTGTCCCATATTGGTTAATAATGGGTGAGGTGAGAACTTTATATGAAATGTAACCCACAAACTCTATGCCTTAAGTTTTTGGGTAAAATTGTGGTGTCTTAATCTCTTGGTGGTCTTCAGTGTTGACACATTGATGCATGATCTCATGATCTCATGCTTAGGACTCCCCCAACAATTCTCTCCATTTATTTAACTTCCTATGTGCTTCCTATTAATTTGGCTTtaaaaaacaacttatatttgaCTTAGCTTGTACCCATACTATATATATCATAAGTATTTAGCTGACCAATCATAGCAAAGGGAAAATGAGGGAAGAATAAGAAAGCAAATTAAGAATCACACAAATAGAAACCTAGCTAAACAGGGctggtcccgacattttggaggccctgggcaaatAATTTCCTTCCACCGCCGTTTCAGAGTTAATTGGTTCACCAATTAATATCCACTTATCTAGTGAATTAGGTAGAAGAACCCAATGAAACTTTCCACATTCCAATGCTAATTAAGCTCTTAAATATGACCAATAAATATCAAGTTACTTGTATCTACATGCCTCTCTTATTAATTGTGAACACCTTCAATACAGAAGTACAGAACTGGTCTTGAATGCAactactaaattttttttttggaaagtttAATGGGAATTATTTTttgggccccttctttttggaggccctgagcTGTGGGTCTGCCTGCACAGACCCAAAGCCGACCCTGTCGCTAAAAAATCAACCAACCGTTAAAGATATGAGAGATGAGATGAGCTCCGACCAAAGCCAAAGATAGAAGAGACTTTAATTGTGGATTGAAGAgctagaaaaaataaataaataaagtggTTCCATGGCAGATTTTGAAGAGGAGAACGCACAAGCTCGTCGACGGAGAAGAAAGCACAAAACTTGTCCATGGTGGAAAGGATTGCGAGTAGGAAAGGAACGCGTgcgtgacaaaaaaaaaaattcacatttagaaattaaaattttttaaattaatattccCCCCCTATTTAACGTGGAGTAGTTAGACTCGGACAAATTAATTTCACTAATGTTACCCGATTTCAATCTTAGTTTAGCTTTCAATCCACTAACTGTTTCACAACTTCCAATATAACCGCAGCTTAAAGTTTTTGGAGTATCTTTGAAAATTGAAACTCAAATTAAGGATATACACactccggtcacatatataagcaaaaaacattttttaggtttattcatttaatgaatgtatttAGTCATTAAAACaactagatacattcattaaatgaatgaacctataaagtgttttttgcttatatatgtgaccggagggtgtagtCACTTTCTTAAGAAACTATATGAACTATGAAGGAGAGAATCAACGAAGTTGGTCTTTAACAAACCCAAATTAGTTGACGACCTAGTTTTCTTAATTAACCAACAAAGGTAGAGATCTGTGCTCCAccaatttttttaaggaaaaactATGTAGATCTTTTGGAAAGAAACATATATTGGATATTCTAATGAGTGTTTTTCTTAAGCCTAAACTTTATTAAAATGAAGTATAATGGAACCTGTTTACAATCTTACAATATTTCAACCCCACACTAAAAAATACAACTAGAATCCAAATACCCATTTCATCTCTTTTTGTTGAAATAACTCAATAAACTAAGCATAGGATTTTCTTCCTGATCTAATTGAAGGTTGCTAGAAGCTTTATAAGTAAATAATTTGAGACTATCCGGTTTGTCTTATCTGTAGGATGGAAAGCATCCCAAAACACGTATTTGCTAGCGTCTGTGCATGTAAGTGGACTCTTGTCACTGCAAAGGTAGCTCATCTCAAATGTTCCAGTGGAGCAACATGCCTTCTCTACAACTTCAAATCCTGAAATATCCATATCAATTAATGTCAGATTTTTATGCAGTTTTTCTTTTAATAGTTCCAAATGAattaatccaataaatttacaTAAACTGATCATTGAGAACCTAACATAAATGGTTTGTGAAAACATAatgtgaaatattttatttcctaAAAGGGAATCTCGTATACACTAAACAACAATATTTTCAGAACCGGACCGATTTTTGAATTGGCCGAGACATCAGTCAGTTCAAGTTTTAGTGTTTAGACCACAGTTGAATTATGGTTGAACCagttataattaaataatatgatatatttttaaaatatataatagaattttttttaacccttcaacaagcaatgaaatatattttaagCCTTAAATATATAATAGGATTGAACCGAGTCCCAAATCCCAATCGGACCAATCGGTTCAGTTATGCAAACACTGTAAAATAGGTGGTGTAATCACATTTTACTCtcttttttatctcatttttacTCACATTcgtcttcctatctctctcttcaataTATATCACATCTTATATCTCTCATTTCTCACTTCTTTCATCCTTTATCTCTATTTGgtataaatgaattttgagTGTGAATGAGTTTTTAtcctaaagttttttttttatcaacctACTAAAGTTTTTTTTACTATAAAGTATACACTATTTTGGAACTATTTGATTATATGAAATTCAATCTTGTCCAATCTAACAGGGATACATTCTCTTCATCGTCGACGTCGTTCCCCACCGCATGAGAAGGGAGATGTAGAGAGAAGGCAATTTTTATAATCTCCATTTTTGGATTataatttagtatttttttactGATGTTTAATTTGAACcgtttgaaatattttattaatatatttgatAGTGGAGAATTTTTTTATCCAATCCACCAATAAACCACTAAGCCGATCGATAGTCCATATCATGGACCTGGTCCATATTAGCCTGCACCGTTATATTACTCACTTTTCTCTTTTAGATTTCTAACATATTAAAATTCACCTACTAATTTAATACTTTCTTTATCAAATAAGGGCTGATAAAATGACTAATAAGTGCACAAAAAAATACTACTGATTAAAGTAAAGCACATTTAAAAATGTagcaaaactctattcaaataGGTTCAGTGAATCTAGATGCAAAGTTGGTTAATGCAGTCGATTTTAAGTGGCTTCCATTTAAATGTATTTAATGATAAGAAGTAAAAGAAAACCTAAAACTTCAACCCCGATCGATAGGGTGGTTTCTAACCTTATGAATCAaaactagttttcagttttATAAATGCAGTTTAATTTTTGGTgatttgtaattttaataagtTTTGTAAATTTTGTAAATTTACAAAACTCACTATGTTGTAAGACATCTTCTATCAACATTATCTGATGGCGATagtgaatgtaacatgttgcgacagtggtggtgatggagagaaggagaaggaggtgaTGCTATCTATAGCGGCAACTGTGTGGTGGTAGCAATGGTTGTGACGGTGGTGGATGTTGCAATGGTTGCGGTAGCAATGGTAGTAATGGAGGGTGGTGCCGACGCCAATGGTGGAGGTTGGTGGTGTGTTGAAGAgcggtagtggtggagggtggaggtgATTGTAGTGGTGGAGGTTGGTgggggtggtggtagtggcaatGACAATGGTAGTGGTGATTTTttttaggcaaatgttagttgttaattattagtaaattagttccttcaccaGGGTTTGAACcatgacccttcacccttcaataCCCTTAACTCACCACAGTGAGCTAACTCATCCCAAcaatggtagtggtggtgggtggATGTGTCggtggttggtggtggtggtggtcgttGCAATGGGAGTGAGTGATGTTTTGAGGTGGCGGTAGTGACGACGGCAAAGTGAGGATGAAGTGGTGGAGGAAGATGAGGGTGGTGGTGGGGAGACAATTATGTTCGAACTGAAAGCATTCACATTATAGTGGGGCTAACTCTCtcagtgattttttttttcccattcaCAAAGACTCCAACCTAAAATCTTACTTAAAGAAATTAAGCGTGTACCACTTAAATTATCACACGTAAGTtagtagtaaaaataaaaagtatttaCAGTttgtatttaatattttttattaatggtTCAACATGTGATAAATCCATAAATTAAAAGCATACAGGAAAAGGACCACAAAAATGGGACTGCAGaattaaaacctaaaacccAGGTCAGGGAATTGTAGTTCTCACGGGCCACCACCCCAATATGTCTAGGACAGGCCTACCTCGTGACCATGTTCAAAACAGAGCCTACTTATGAAGTGAAAGAGACCACATAGAGAAAATtgcccaaaaaaataaaatagtgaaAATAATGCTTCAAATTTCAGTATAATTGGAGCATAATATCGGACCTGCTAATAGGTGCCATTAAAAGTAGGGACACTTTTTCAGATTTCAATTTATTTATGGCATATTAAGatggaaaaatataattatacGTACGTttgtgtaaaatttatttttattatatcagTGTATAATTATTAAACTTTTAATGCTAAAGCACAAATGTTTTATGAAAAAAGTAATTCAGTTGATATTTGATAACATATATGCATGTTGGGTATATCTTTGTGCTCATTTTTGTATCAATTCATTTTGTTAGGCCAAAAAATATATGCATGTTGGGTGAAATAAAACAGTGTCTATGGTTGTTCTGAACAAAAAGTAATAAGAAGAGGTTTCAATGACACTTGTACAGTTGtgctagctagctagctagcaCATGTAGTATTGGTTACCAGTTGCGAGGACATTAAATTGAGGTCCTACACTTCATTGTGCAAACCATTTTTGTTGCTGAAATTCGAAGTGCTGTAGTTAATCAGGATCAGCGGTATCCTCTGCTAAGTGGTTAGGTATGCAGCATTCATTTTGCAATTAAATGTGATCTTTAAATTTATGgtgagttttaaattttaattctcAAGTAACCCAATTTTTTTAAGTTGAGATTGGAAATTTTTTGGGTTGGTAAAATTTTAGGTGAAGGCATGGTGTATGTCTAAGTAGAGAAAATTGTCTGAGTTAAAGAACACTTACATTAGTAGATTTATATTTACCTCATTTTAAGAGGAGGTTGAGTGGGGGCTCGGACATGCAATATGTTTGATATACAAGACTCTATCATAGTCCACTCGGCCACCCGTTGTTTGTAAGTTAAGATTAGAAATAATTTTACTTGTCCCATATTAAGCTTAGTTTATTGTGGACTAAGAAATTTTTTGTTCACAAGTTAGAAAAGTTTCTCAGCAAATTATTTTAGCACATAAAATATATAGATTGCAAATAGCATGCACTAAGGTCATATTTGGTATAACTTATTTGAGCTTCTCTaatagcataagcgcttatatGCGTGTTTGAAAGAGCTTATAACCTACCTACAAGTTATTTCGGagcatattttcataagttgttcaTATGAGCTAACTTAGGAATAAGCGCTTATACGATAAAAGCTTTGACATAAATGCTTATTGTGTGCAACTAAACTATTTTCCTAACACAACCTAAATTTTAGTATTAAAATTGCGGTTTATGGGTTGAACAACTTTTAACATAATCCACAATAGTAAAAATTCACctggaatatatatatatatatatatatatatatatatatatatatatatatatatatatattcacgaATCAAAGATATAGTTAACAGGCTTGAATTTTCTATAGTTAGAGATCTGCATTCACTAAAGTTGggaatttgattttaattagtCGACTCTGGTTAGGTTGATTTTAAAAGCACATCAACCTCTTAAAATCGAGTCATCCGTTTGAACCCCGACTTCTATGAACGTAGAATGTCTTAATTATATAACAGCAACACCATAATTAAGCATACATGTTGATCATTGAAAACAAATAGGGTAAGTGagagaagaaacaaagaaagaaagcatACCATATGTGGAAGGTCTTGTAATGATATCATGAACAATAGGATATGCATTTGCCGACACCGCAATCAAATGTGGAAGCTCCCTATTCAGCTTCGTGATCACGTTCTCCAACTTCTTGTTGAACCCTAAAGCCACGTGGTTGTACTCTTCATTGCAGGCATGAAAATCTAAAATGTTTGTGGCCCTCTCTAAGGGTAGACACCCAATTGGAACAAGACCAGTTATGGATAATTTTCTTGCTCCTAGTGCATATAATTCCTTAACGAAGTTCTTTGCAATGTTCAAGAGAAAATCCTGGTATTGTGACACGGTGTAATGGAGTCTTCTTGTTGGGAAGATGTAGTAGTTCTCGAGAAAATCATTGGTTCCTAGACTTATTAGGTATAATGCTTCGCTTATGATTTTGTTTGCCTTTGCTGTGCCAAGATGAGATCTCAATTTGGCTTGGTACTCTTTGTAGTACTCTATTTCCTTCCATAGTGGTATCACATTCTGTGAAATTTTGACAAAACCATTTGGTTAGTTCACAGGAAAAATCATaatacatatattatatatatacactcAAAATATTGGTACTCCAAACCACAAGGGCTGaca
This is a stretch of genomic DNA from Lotus japonicus ecotype B-129 chromosome 1, LjGifu_v1.2. It encodes these proteins:
- the LOC130733511 gene encoding GDSL esterase/lipase At4g26790-like, with amino-acid sequence MGHRCIAWLVMITQILMMVATEGGGNVPAVIVFGDSSVDSGNNNVIATVLKSNFKPYGRDFVSGRPTGRFSNGRIPPDFIAEAFGVKSYIPAYLDPAYTIEDFATGVCFASAGTGYDNATSAVLNVIPLWKEIEYYKEYQAKLRSHLGTAKANKIISEALYLISLGTNDFLENYYIFPTRRLHYTVSQYQDFLLNIAKNFVKELYALGARKLSITGLVPIGCLPLERATNILDFHACNEEYNHVALGFNKKLENVITKLNRELPHLIAVSANAYPIVHDIITRPSTYGFEVVEKACCSTGTFEMSYLCSDKSPLTCTDASKYVFWDAFHPTDKTNRIVSNYLLIKLLATFN